A genomic window from Tachyglossus aculeatus isolate mTacAcu1 chromosome 9, mTacAcu1.pri, whole genome shotgun sequence includes:
- the G6PC2 gene encoding glucose-6-phosphatase 2: MDFLHRNGVLVIQHLQKDYRAYQDFLNFMSNVGDPRNIFSIYFPLWFQLNQTVGTKMIWVAVIGDWFNLIFKWILFGHRPYWWVQETLIYTNHSSPCLEQFPTTCETGPGSPSGHAMGSSCVWYVMVTAALSYTLGRIDKSSVTLHRLTWSFLWSVFWLIQISVCISRVFIATHFPHQVVLGVIGGMLVAEAFEHTSAIQTASLSAYMKTNLFLFLFALGFYLFLKLLDIDLLWSVPKAKKWCANPDWIHIDTTPFAGLVRNLGALFGLGLAVNSEMFHMSCRGKGGCKLSFRLLCIVTSLTTLQLYNLVKIPTQAELLFYGLSFCKSASIPLAVVALIPFCIHVLMRPSEKKIN; encoded by the exons ATGGATTTCCTTCACAGGAATGGAGTTCTTGTCATTCAGCATTTGCAGAAGGACTACCGGGCCTACCAAGATTTTCTAAACTTCATGTCAAATGTTGGCGACCCACGGAATATATTCTCGATTTATTTCCCTCTTTGGTTTCAACTTAATCAAACGGTCGGGACTAAAATGATATGGGTAGCTGTCATTGGAGATTGGTTCAACCTTATATTTAAATG gATTTTATTCGGCCATCGCCCTTATTGGTGGGTACAAGAAACTCTGATCTACACTAACCATTCAAGTCCATGTCTTGAACAGTTTCCTACAACTTGTGAAACAGGACCAG GCAGTCCATCAGGACATGCTATGGGATCATCTTGTGTGTGGTATGTAATGGTAACGGCAGCCCTGAGCTATACCTTGGGTCGAATAGACAAATCATCAGTTACTCTGCACAG ACTGACCTGGTCATTTCTTTGGAGTGTTTTTTGGTTGATTCAAATCAGTGTCTGCATTTCCAGAGTATTCATAGCAACACATTTTCCTCATCAAGTTGTTCTTGGAGTAATTGGCG GCATGCTTGTTGCAGAAGCATTTGAACATACTTCAGCTATCCAAACAGCCAGTTTGAGTGCATATATGAAGACTAATTTGTTCCTGTTCTTATTTGCCCTTGGCTTTTATCTGTTTCTCAAACTTCTTGACATTGATCTTCTCTGGTCAGTTCCCAAGGCTAAAAAATGGTGTGCTAATCCCGACTGGATCCATATTGACACCACACCATTTGCCGGGCTGGTGAGAAACTTGGGAGCTCTCTTTGGACTAGGTCTTGCAGTCAACTCTGAAATGTTTCACATGAGCTGCAGGGGGAAAGGTGGCTGTAAATTGAGTTTCAGATTGCTATGTATAGTGACTTCACTGACCACCCTGCAGCTGTACAATCTTGTCAAGATCCCAACCCAGGCAGAGCTTTTATTTTACGGGCTGTCTTTCTGTAAAAGTGCCTCCATTCCACTGGCTGTAGTTGCTTTGATTCCTTTCTGCATACATGTGCTAATGAGGCCTTCAGAAAAGAAGATTAATTAG